A region of the Chaetodon trifascialis isolate fChaTrf1 chromosome 7, fChaTrf1.hap1, whole genome shotgun sequence genome:
CAGAAAACGTCTCAGTCCCTGCTGGGGGTGAGTCACAGCCCGATCACGGCGCTGCGCTCCTGTTTAACTGTCACCTGGTAAGTGCAGTCGCACTGTACAGCTGTTGTTCACgctgtgtttcctcctccacaggCTCTGCACATTGTCATCGGGATGCTCAACATCGGCCTTGGAGCGATTCCCTTCAATGGCAGCGAACTGTCTCCTTTCTGGCTGGGAGGGATGGTGAGCgagcttttttttaaataatatttttctttgtaaaatcGGTCTCTCCCACAGCTCGAGTGACGACAAGCACAGCTTCATCTGGGCTGTGGCGGCTAATAGCAGCTTGTCTGTTGTTCACAAGAAGAATCACTGGGTGTGTCCAGTGTactatttttccatttcactttaACCAACTTGTGGTATTTGATGTGGCCGAATCTGAGAGGAAAATATCCTTTACTGTCTGTGTTCGGGGTTTCAAACTCACTGAAGGGGACATCTTCAAATATAAAACTGAATGTGCAGGTCAGATACGCAGAGGCAGAGGGTGAACAGGTTAGACCCAGGGgacaaatttacattttaaggtTACCAAGtttccctcctgctgctcaAAATACACAGATATTAGTATGGATGAATGGGCGTTTAAAGATTTTGCTTGTTGTCCTTTCTCTAGTTTATCTTATTTGGCATCGTGAGCATCTTGTCTGAGAAGTACCCCAGTCCATGTCTGGTGAGTAGTTCAGATTTCTAACATCCTCTTAATCCATCATCACCATTTTATTCTTGTTTAGGTTCAAGACATATAGCTGTTTCCACTGATACAGACCTCTCAGTGTAAAAGGGCGAGATTGTCTGTGACTCTTTAATTCCACGAGCGCGCTGTATGCTGTTTATTGCCTGCTGTGGGTTTGTGTTTGGTTGTACTTAAACCAATGTGTCTTATATTTTAGGTCTTCCTCAACGTGTTTCTGAATCTGGCAGGAGTTGGTTTCGCCATCGCAGCCATCATAATCTACAGCCTTAATATAGAATTCATGAATTTGTGGtggatgtgtgatgatgatgattaccTTTCACCGTACAATACACGATCTCCTCAAGAGGACGTTTGGATGGAGAAATGCTTGGAGGGCAAAGCAATTATTCTGGTAAGTGTGGAAAATGTCATCTCACCATTGAAAATACAAGCTGAATAACCGATTTCTCCTCAGGGACATTAAAGCTGTGCTCTCACAGTGACAATACGATAATCAGAACAATTAGGATTTTAACAAAAGACCTCTGATCTGCAAAGCCAGCCATCAGAAATGCATCCAAGCTGTCAAAAGGTGTCACCCTGAATACTACAGTACCATCTAGTAAACCTGCTTATGTTTGAGCGGCAATATAGCTTAAATTCCTCCTCAAGTCACAGAATCTGATGGGTGATAAATATGGTGTAACACGTCATCTCATAATTATGAGATAGTAAGTCAGAATTATGAGGTAGAGAAGTCATAAATGTGAGATAAGatcctcatttttctttccagcCTGACATAAAAATCAAAAGGAAATACACAAATGTGAAGGCATTTTAAAgttgacagttttttttgtttttttttgtcccatcAGATGCTGAAGAGAGGCATCATTGCTATACTGATTATCCTCTCAATCCTGGAGCTCTGCGTCGTCATCAGCTCTGCCGTGTTGGGGATCAAAGCTTTGAGGAGCAGtgagaaggaggaaaacaaggtAGAGTCTGCAAACTCATGTCTGACCGGAGAACCAGTTTTTTACTCAGGAAACATTTTTTCCTCCATGTCGCTGCAAATATTGTTGTTATGAACCTCTGGTCATAATCTCAGTTGTGATCTTTCAGATGCTACAGTTCAAGGCTCGCCGTTTCCTTAGTTCCATGTCAGTcagaacaggaagtcagtgcattTTCGCCATTTCCAGTGCACTTAAATTAAGGATAGGGTGACAAGcaggggtgcacataactgGTACGCATGTgtgacaaaaatcagaaatgcatAACATCCGGTTAtgtctctcagccctgatgctGAGCTAATGGGAGGTTCATTCAGGGACTGGGCGCCGCATCTTCATCGTCTACTCTACAGGAAATGAAGCAAAGGACCatgagagagacactgaggaacATTGTGTTTATTAAGACTGCACTCTGTATGAATGGGTACCAAACCCCACCCCCTGGTACTCACCTGAGCACCAGACTAAAACCATTATGTGCACCCCTGATTAAAGGAATATGGGAAAGAAGTGCGGGTTGGCTCACTGTTTCTCACATATTTTCATGTACAAATATGAGAATATGTGCTATTCTTAACGGTCTGAGTAAGTTTGCGCCTTTGAATGTGCTTCACTGattatatttttctctcttccagAGCACTGATGACCCAGAACAATACAAAAAACTGCTGGAGAAAGTCACCACCAGTCCTACAGTCTGAATGAAAATCTCTTCTTTGTGCTGTCTGTTACTATAATCCTGTGCCTTTATGCCATTGACTGTCAGTGATTTACCAAGGATGATACCATCTCCGTCAGTCTTTTCCTACAAGGGTTGCTTGCACTTAATATTTAGAGTATTTTTATAATATTCTGCACGATATTgtacatgctgctgtctgtttcattctctgttgatgtttttgtatttttttatttttacaattgttcTCATTTATTATGATTTTGAAAGGTAAAAAACAAGTTCATACATGTGTGACATTGACGggataatgtgttttttctataTTAAAATTAGGCAGTTGTGCTCTTTCTGTACAAACATCAACTATCGCATTAAAATGAAGTGTGAGGTGAAGACGATGACTGTCAtttgtaaatcattacattcctctttttctaaatgctgtttctggctaaaatgaaagttaaataaaatgactgaagcCAGTCTGCTCAGTCTCACCAATCCAGCTGATGTGAACATCAAACACAAATCTTTAGTGCGGCCTTATGCTTTCTTGTTTCTACAGACActataacattttaaacaagttcTTTTAAATTAAAACAGGGTTAAATATTGTTACTGACCTTTTCAGAAATCAGTTCTGTGAGCccattaattaaaataatcttaaaCGTTTTTATGGCACCATCACTATTTAGAGAATATCTAAGAGAGTTAGTAAATTCTGAAATTAACGTGGCTAAATCCAAACCATTCGTTATGGTTTGTTCGCGAAACCATGAAGCTTGGCCGCTCTTAGGTTCCGTAGTTGAACACACAGACCTGGCTCGACCTCATATGAACGGGGGCTCCCGAAAAGCTTGGTATTTCACCCGGGTGGGCGTGGTTAAGAATGAGCTACTTTTATTTCTAAAGCTTGGAAAGATGAACAAGGTCTGACAAATAACCGCACACATGAGCTCTGTTTATTTGATACATGTCAAATGTGAAGGTATACAAAATATATCAGTCGTGTGTTCCTATAATTTGTGCACGTGCTCTCACAGGTATGTATAGTCTGCTTTGAAAACCTGTTCAGGCTTGAGCTGAGTAGATTTAATGTTGCTGGACATAATTCACTCTGTCTTCTTGTCTTGAATATTTTAGCTCTATTTAATTGTGCGTGTTTTCCAATATAAAGTTATGATAGTCGAATTGAGAATGCATTGGAATTAGAATGCGAGTGACGTACGACGTAAGTCTCCGCCCCTGGGTAAAATACCTGGTTTTTACCGAGTCCCCGTGCGTCGGTAGGAAAACTGCGACGCGGACAGTATAGTGAGTGAGTTTGTGACTGTATACATAATAAGTAATTTCATAGCCATTGCATTTTAATACGTGGCGTCAGACATTGctaattaaacacaaattaaatgtattttataatTGAAATATTAGCGTAAATTTAAAAACTGAACGCGACATCTTGGcatatttatcatattttcacacatttcttgTGTAACGCAAACAATAATTTATGTTAATGTTTGTCACAGTCGAGGTTTACTTCAACACAAATGCTCGTATCGAGTGTTGTTTCTCATGTTTAGTGAATACCTGCCTGCTTTGGGTGACCTGCCTTATACTTGTTCAGCAACAGGCTATTTTAAGTTTTCGGCTGTCTCGAGTTCACGTTCAGGGAGGCGTCGCAGTTCTCGCGTTAACTTCTTATTACAGGCTCAGTCATACCTGCCAGACCTGCTGGCGGTGCACTTTACAGTCCTGTGAAAAATCTTAAAAAGATAAATGTCAGCTGCATGTATTCATATAATTTAGAATTACTTACATGACGATAGCcgtttttttaaattcattttcaaacaaattgtTATTCATTGCAACTCTAAATGGTTTGTCATGACTTGATGGAAAGGCTGTGACAAAGTGATCAATAGATGAAGTGACAGGAAGTTGAAGAGGTCgtggaaaataaaaatccagGGAGAGCACTGTGGTAAATACTCACCATAAACATCTCGTAATACAGTCGTCATAGCCACAGTGTGACatgaagttttttttataataataataataataataataataataattattattattattattattattattattatccttcAGAATAATGTGG
Encoded here:
- the LOC139334398 gene encoding membrane-spanning 4-domains subfamily A member 6C-like isoform X1; this encodes MACEDSGAAQRKRSQSTAAARMPVTIAKSQGVTVLTLTSDPQSSCPPLCQILKGLCCSPVCCSVSQHLRRVQKTSQSLLGALHIVIGMLNIGLGAIPFNGSELSPFWLGGMFILFGIVSILSEKYPSPCLVFLNVFLNLAGVGFAIAAIIIYSLNIEFMNLWWMCDDDDYLSPYNTRSPQEDVWMEKCLEGKAIILMLKRGIIAILIILSILELCVVISSAVLGIKALRSSEKEENKSTDDPEQYKKLLEKVTTSPTV
- the LOC139334398 gene encoding membrane-spanning 4-domains subfamily A member 6C-like isoform X2, with the protein product MPVTIAKSQGVTVLTLTSDPQSSCPPLCQILKGLCCSPVCCSVSQHLRRVQKTSQSLLGALHIVIGMLNIGLGAIPFNGSELSPFWLGGMFILFGIVSILSEKYPSPCLVFLNVFLNLAGVGFAIAAIIIYSLNIEFMNLWWMCDDDDYLSPYNTRSPQEDVWMEKCLEGKAIILMLKRGIIAILIILSILELCVVISSAVLGIKALRSSEKEENKSTDDPEQYKKLLEKVTTSPTV